A portion of the Penaeus vannamei isolate JL-2024 unplaced genomic scaffold, ASM4276789v1 unanchor4329, whole genome shotgun sequence genome contains these proteins:
- the LOC138861304 gene encoding LOW QUALITY PROTEIN: L-threonine 3-dehydrogenase-like (The sequence of the model RefSeq protein was modified relative to this genomic sequence to represent the inferred CDS: deleted 2 bases in 2 codons), which translates to HEATGVVAAAGEGVTELRAGQRVAVENHFYCGSCYLCKEARGDICQRMDQYGHGRGTTKGGCCQFSRVPARFCYALTRDLTPDQAVLLEPMGVAHNAVDSIDVKGEDVLVLGCGPVGLFAVAVARALGARAVYGVDVSPARLELAKQMGATRVINSAKEDIMSTLMSLTDNNGVGRIVEASGAATLLNQSFSWLRKGGQMVLIGIPKGPLHVENVLTDVVFKSLTLKTVHGRRIFHTWQECERLLADGLVDAAPVISHRLPMSQFEHAFHELINGAACKIILDPQN; encoded by the exons GGCACGAGGCGACGGGCGTCGTGGCTGCAGCCGGCGAGGGAGTCACGGAGCTGCGCGCCGGGCAGCGCGTGGCGGTGGAAAACCACTTCTACTGCGGCTCCTGTTACCTGTGCAAG GAAGCGCGCGGCGACATCTGCCAACGCATGGACCAGTACGGACACGGCCGAGGAACC ACCAAAGGAGGCTGCTGCCAGTTCTCCCGCGTCCCTGCTCGCTTCTGCTACGCCCTCACGCGCGACCTGACCCCTGACCAGGCCGTCCTCCTCGAGCCGATGG GAGTTGCCCACAACGCCGTTGACAGCATCGACGTGAAGGGCGAGGACGTGCTGGTGCTCGGCTGCGGC CCCGTCGGCCTCTTCGCGGTCGCCGTGGCCAGGGCGCTCG gtgccCGGGCAGTGTATGGCGTGGACGTCTCGCCCGCGCGCCTCGAGCTGGCCAAGCAGATGGGTGCCACTCGCGTCATCAATAGTGccaag GAGGACATCATGTCGACCCTCATGTCCCTGACCGACAACAATGGCGTCGGCCGCATCGTCGAGGCCAGCGGCGCCGCCACGCTCCTCAACCAGTCTTTCTCTTGGCTAAGGAAG ggagGACAGATGGTGCTGATAGGTATACCTAAGGGGCCTCTACATGTGGAGAATGTTCTAACAGATGTCGTCTTTAAATCATTGACTCTCAAGACTGTTCATGGGCGAAG GATCTTCCACACCTGGCAAGAATGTGAGAGGCTCCTGGCTGATGGTCTAGTGGATGCAGCCCCTGTGATTTCCCATCGCCTCCCTATGAGCCAATTTGAACATGCATTTCATGAACTCATTAACGGTGCTGCATGTAAGATCATCCTCGATCCTCAAAACTGA